A genomic stretch from Edaphobacter aggregans includes:
- a CDS encoding peptidoglycan-binding protein, translating to MPQSVTLETARFQEVYWDNQGKVNVTNGGKNFQVQFNPQTLKLTYSNQKAGGDQPKGSSTQFVGRGVTKLSLELWFDVALAQTQNKATAKDVRQLTQEVVYFMIPKDAPASSAKKQAPPPPGLQISWGAFTFAGNMDSLDETLDFFSSDGYPLRSSLAISITRQEIQYDATAAATLQNPQSAGLQEYTPVQSKQTFQQMAANAGSSSLPGAPGWQGLALANGIENPRLIAAGALVNVSADVSVSASAQLGVTAQTSGPLSLNLGTSGTASGGVALGFVGTTITSGGSAGFQASAGFSIGS from the coding sequence ATGCCACAATCCGTCACATTAGAGACCGCGAGATTCCAGGAAGTTTATTGGGATAACCAGGGCAAGGTCAACGTCACCAACGGGGGTAAGAACTTTCAGGTCCAGTTCAACCCCCAGACGTTGAAGCTGACCTACTCGAATCAGAAGGCGGGTGGAGATCAGCCAAAAGGTTCCTCCACGCAGTTCGTCGGGCGTGGGGTCACTAAGCTCAGTCTCGAACTCTGGTTTGACGTCGCATTAGCGCAAACACAAAACAAAGCGACTGCCAAGGACGTCCGCCAGCTAACCCAGGAAGTTGTCTATTTCATGATTCCCAAAGATGCTCCGGCTTCGTCGGCCAAGAAGCAGGCTCCGCCTCCTCCAGGCCTGCAGATCAGCTGGGGTGCGTTTACCTTTGCCGGCAATATGGATTCGTTGGACGAAACCCTAGATTTCTTCTCCTCTGACGGCTATCCCTTGCGGTCCAGTCTCGCGATCAGTATCACCAGGCAGGAGATCCAATATGACGCGACCGCTGCGGCGACGCTGCAGAACCCCCAATCTGCAGGGCTTCAGGAGTACACCCCGGTACAGAGTAAACAGACGTTCCAGCAGATGGCGGCGAACGCAGGTTCCTCGTCGCTGCCAGGCGCGCCGGGATGGCAGGGGTTGGCGCTGGCCAACGGCATTGAGAATCCGCGCCTCATCGCAGCCGGCGCTTTAGTGAATGTTTCTGCGGACGTGTCGGTGAGTGCGAGCGCACAGCTAGGCGTGACAGCGCAGACCAGTGGACCGCTCAGCTTGAACCTGGGAACTTCGGGCACTGCGAGCGGAGGCGTCGCTCTGGGTTTTGTGGGTACGACCATCACCAGCGGTGGATCTGCTGGATTCCAGGCGAGTGCCGGCTTCAGTATCGGTAGCTGA
- a CDS encoding phage late control D family protein, with amino-acid sequence MPDNGLIQGSYGARPSIIVGGTQQPALSDGLQELLVEETTAGLSRCEATFANWGPKGNSADFLYFDRQLFDFGKSLQITMGAGPASGVVFQGRVMGMEGRYLRSRPPELLVLAEDRLQDLRLTRRTRTFENLSDSDLFQSVASQYGLQTNIAVSGPTYRVLAQINQSDLAFLRERARSIDAELWIDGSTLNVQSRNQRETDDVTLTFGEGLMEFSVLADIAGQASGFVVCGWDVLGKRALKYRATSTILAGELNGDMAGATVMTSAIGSHDQQIVHDLPFSAQEAQALAESEYRRAARRFVTGTGVAEGDARLRVGTKLTLQATGTMFDGNYYVTQVRHLFDGVNGYRTQFAVERTGIATS; translated from the coding sequence ATGCCAGACAATGGCCTAATCCAGGGTAGTTATGGCGCGCGGCCCAGCATCATCGTTGGTGGGACGCAGCAGCCTGCCTTGAGCGACGGGCTGCAGGAGTTGCTGGTGGAAGAAACCACTGCCGGGCTCTCGCGCTGCGAGGCGACATTCGCCAACTGGGGTCCGAAGGGCAACTCCGCCGATTTCTTATATTTCGACCGTCAGCTTTTCGATTTCGGCAAGTCCCTGCAGATAACGATGGGAGCAGGCCCAGCCTCGGGTGTAGTTTTTCAGGGAAGGGTCATGGGAATGGAAGGCCGCTATCTGCGTTCCAGGCCGCCGGAATTGCTGGTGTTGGCCGAAGATCGGCTGCAGGATCTGCGGCTCACCCGACGCACCCGCACCTTCGAGAATCTAAGCGATTCTGATTTATTCCAGAGTGTGGCTTCGCAATATGGCCTGCAAACCAACATTGCAGTCAGTGGGCCGACCTATCGCGTGCTGGCGCAGATCAACCAAAGCGATCTGGCTTTTCTGCGCGAGCGTGCCCGCTCCATCGACGCCGAGCTGTGGATTGATGGCAGCACATTGAACGTGCAGTCCAGGAATCAGCGCGAAACCGATGATGTAACCCTCACCTTTGGCGAGGGTCTGATGGAATTTTCCGTGCTCGCGGATATTGCCGGTCAGGCCAGCGGTTTTGTGGTCTGTGGGTGGGATGTCCTGGGAAAGCGGGCCCTCAAGTATCGGGCCACTAGTACCATCCTTGCCGGGGAACTGAATGGAGACATGGCGGGCGCCACCGTGATGACGTCCGCGATCGGGAGCCACGATCAGCAGATCGTGCACGATCTGCCGTTTTCGGCGCAGGAGGCACAGGCGCTGGCCGAAAGCGAATATCGCCGCGCGGCCAGACGGTTCGTTACTGGAACCGGAGTGGCCGAGGGCGACGCGCGCCTCCGCGTGGGAACCAAACTAACGTTGCAAGCCACCGGAACCATGTTCGACGGCAACTATTACGTGACCCAAGTCCGGCACCTGTTTGACGGAGTCAATGGCTATCGAACTCAATTTGCAGTGGAGCGGACAGGAATCGCAACCTCATGA
- a CDS encoding phage baseplate assembly protein V, which yields MMLAEDYIDQVEAARVPRGYGGHFYGAYPALVSNIKDPDGQGRVKVLLPWSPDGQGASYEAWARLATMMGGNNRGTWFIPDVNDEVLVIFMGGDPRQPCVVGGLWNGQDDPPESMDSAGKNYIKTIRSRNGVQITLDDTDGQETMTLQTPGGQTVTLADGPGSITLQDSNGNSIQMQAAGITITTSATFTVNASTVDISAGMVTVNAGMSTFSGVVQADTAITSSIISASYTPGAGNIW from the coding sequence ATGATGCTCGCCGAAGACTATATCGACCAAGTAGAAGCGGCTCGCGTTCCGCGCGGGTATGGCGGCCATTTCTATGGCGCCTATCCCGCGCTCGTCAGCAACATCAAGGATCCCGACGGCCAGGGCCGGGTGAAGGTGTTGTTGCCGTGGTCGCCTGATGGGCAGGGCGCCTCGTATGAGGCATGGGCTCGTCTTGCCACGATGATGGGCGGGAATAATCGCGGCACATGGTTCATTCCCGACGTAAATGACGAAGTACTTGTGATCTTCATGGGTGGAGATCCAAGACAGCCCTGCGTGGTCGGCGGTTTGTGGAATGGTCAGGACGATCCGCCGGAGTCGATGGACAGTGCGGGCAAGAACTACATCAAGACCATTCGTTCCCGTAACGGTGTCCAGATCACGTTGGATGACACGGACGGCCAGGAGACAATGACGCTGCAGACCCCCGGCGGGCAGACGGTCACATTAGCCGATGGTCCAGGTTCCATCACGCTGCAGGACAGCAATGGGAATTCCATTCAGATGCAAGCAGCCGGGATAACCATCACCACCTCAGCCACGTTCACCGTGAATGCCAGCACCGTCGATATTTCCGCCGGCATGGTCACGGTGAATGCGGGAATGTCTACTTTTAGCGGTGTGGTTCAAGCCGACACGGCGATTACAAGCAGCATCATTAGCGCCAGTTATACACCCGGCGCTGGAAATATTTGGTAG
- a CDS encoding phage tail protein, which produces MAVQRARPYSQFNFMVQIGNDNGQGVNAGFQEVSGLGVEIHVAEYRAGNWSDNSPIKVNGSYKVPDVTLKRGLIAELTLLHAWLKAVRDGGNDASVLLPVVINLMSEDRTTAVQTWTLTNARPMKYTGPSLTGKGTDVAIEELVLASEHIEIS; this is translated from the coding sequence ATGGCGGTGCAGCGTGCTCGTCCTTATAGCCAATTTAATTTCATGGTCCAGATCGGGAATGACAACGGTCAGGGTGTGAATGCTGGGTTTCAGGAAGTGTCCGGTCTGGGAGTCGAGATTCACGTCGCTGAGTATCGCGCAGGAAACTGGTCGGATAATTCGCCGATCAAGGTGAATGGTTCCTATAAGGTTCCGGATGTCACCCTGAAACGTGGCCTGATCGCCGAGTTGACTCTTTTGCATGCCTGGCTCAAGGCCGTCCGCGACGGCGGCAATGATGCCAGCGTTCTGCTGCCGGTGGTTATCAATCTCATGAGCGAAGACCGAACGACGGCTGTTCAAACCTGGACGTTAACCAATGCGCGTCCCATGAAGTACACGGGCCCCTCACTCACCGGCAAGGGTACCGATGTCGCGATCGAAGAACTGGTCCTTGCCTCCGAGCACATTGAGATTTCCTGA
- a CDS encoding phage tail protein — protein MASNAISARPFTTFNFVVLIDVDGVANGSTQVCAASFSECDGLEMTLEPKTIRAGGRNWGPVHLAGGVSYGQLALKRGMTTNLDLWKWFEKMVQNGQTGYRTSATVVIRASDQSDLAVFQLTGCLPVKLKAPALNAKDGLVAIEEMQIAYESLSLQGS, from the coding sequence ATGGCGAGCAATGCGATTTCGGCCCGACCCTTCACGACGTTCAACTTCGTCGTGCTGATCGACGTGGATGGAGTCGCCAATGGCAGCACCCAGGTCTGCGCGGCGTCGTTTTCGGAATGTGATGGCCTGGAAATGACGCTGGAGCCGAAGACCATTCGCGCAGGAGGAAGAAATTGGGGACCAGTGCATTTGGCAGGTGGAGTCAGCTACGGTCAGCTGGCGCTGAAGAGGGGAATGACGACCAATCTCGATCTCTGGAAGTGGTTCGAAAAGATGGTCCAGAACGGGCAGACAGGGTATCGCACCTCCGCCACGGTGGTGATCCGCGCATCCGACCAATCCGATCTCGCAGTCTTTCAACTTACAGGATGCCTCCCCGTCAAGTTAAAGGCGCCGGCACTGAACGCCAAGGATGGTCTGGTCGCAATCGAAGAGATGCAAATCGCTTACGAGTCTTTATCGCTGCAGGGGTCATAA